One part of the Dysidea avara chromosome 10, odDysAvar1.4, whole genome shotgun sequence genome encodes these proteins:
- the LOC136268571 gene encoding uncharacterized protein, giving the protein MRMQKGFDLCADVLFKLKRLINHSDLLVKKLHEVADELDSHHYNSAIAKVTGGAAGIAGVLTAAGGAIAAVGIFFAPVTGGLSLFGVVAGGVTAATGGAVGAVGTATVVGTQIVKKSLNNGLFKRVQQAIDEYTDYRKGLAESWKKIETMCYNISVKCKVFGAEAVCKLLWTLFKTGKKEGLLDVKFLQKAFELSVKYFVNPLYSTAIGAVIVGSAAVALNLYELVGSAIVIHEKQPHPAAVEIREKTIIEVQTEIQEFTKLRDLLDKSCTDITN; this is encoded by the exons ATGCGCATGCAAAAAGGATTCGATTTGTGCGCAGATGTGCTTTTTAAGCTCAAGAGACTGATAAATCACAGTGATCTTCTGGTTAAAAAGCTCCATGAAGTTGCAGACGAGTTAGATTCACATCACTATAATTCTGCCATTGCAAAGGTTACTGGGGGAGCTGCTGGAATTGCAGGAGTTCTGACAG CTGCAGGTGGAGCTATTGCTGCAGTAGGAATATTTTTTGCTCCAG TTACTGGTGGTCTCTCATTGTTTGGAGTAGTGGCAGGAGGTGTTACGGCAGCTACTGGGGGAGCTGTTGGAGCTGTAGGTACTGCCACAGTTGTTGGCACTCAGATAGTAAAGAAGAGCCTCAATAATGGCCTCTTTAAGAGAGTTCAACAAGCAATTGATGAATACACTGATTATAGAAAAGGCCTTGCAGAGTCATGGAAGAAGATAGAGACAATGTGCTACAATATTAGTGTAAAGTGTAAAGTGTTTGGTGCAGAGGCAGTATGTAAACTTCTGTGGACATTATTTAAGACTGGTAAAAAAGAAGGCTTGCTTGATGTCAAGTTTTTGCAGAAAGCATTTGAGTTGAGTGTAAAGTATTTTGTCAATCCACTATATTCTACTGCTATTGGTGCAGTAATAGTAGGGTCAGCTGCTGTTGCTTTAAATTTGTATGAATTAGTTGGTTCAGCAATAGTGATCCACGAAAAGCAGCCCCATCCAGCAGCTGTTGAGATACGAGAAAAAACAATTATTGAAGTGCAAACAGAAATACAAGAGTTTACCAAACTTCGAGATCTTCTGGATAAAAGCTGCACTGACATAACTAATTGA